In one Nocardia tengchongensis genomic region, the following are encoded:
- a CDS encoding alpha/beta hydrolase — protein sequence MWHPATPVLNALSYQPGERGIVATPDMYGFAYEDLYLRTSDGETVNAWFVRAAGEPLGHILFAHGNGGNIGDRSPMLAMLAAAGFDVMVFDYRGYGRSTGRPGEDGTYRDVRVARDALLAQTGVDAGRVVYLGKSLGGGVMLELANAFPPAALLLMSTFTSMRDAATAVYPFLPKVFVPNAYPSLKRIKKLSCPVLIMHGDADELLPVRMGRELFAAAPEPKELVIYPGGLHNDLIGFPGWAERVSGWVAGVLPPKRLTSG from the coding sequence ATGTGGCATCCGGCGACGCCTGTCCTCAATGCGCTCAGCTATCAACCGGGCGAGCGCGGCATCGTGGCGACTCCAGATATGTACGGATTCGCCTACGAGGATCTGTATCTGCGGACCTCGGACGGCGAGACCGTCAATGCGTGGTTTGTGCGAGCGGCCGGGGAGCCGCTGGGGCACATACTGTTCGCACACGGGAATGGGGGGAACATCGGGGACCGGTCGCCGATGCTGGCGATGCTCGCGGCGGCCGGGTTCGATGTGATGGTCTTCGATTACCGGGGGTACGGGCGTAGTACCGGGCGGCCGGGTGAAGACGGGACCTATCGGGATGTTCGGGTGGCGCGGGACGCGTTGCTGGCGCAGACCGGGGTCGATGCCGGGCGGGTTGTGTATTTGGGGAAGTCGCTCGGCGGGGGAGTGATGCTCGAGTTGGCGAATGCCTTTCCGCCGGCCGCCCTGCTGCTGATGTCGACGTTCACGAGCATGCGGGACGCTGCCACGGCGGTCTATCCATTCCTGCCGAAGGTTTTCGTGCCCAATGCCTATCCGAGTCTGAAGCGGATCAAGAAGCTGAGCTGCCCGGTGCTGATCATGCACGGCGACGCCGACGAACTGTTGCCCGTGCGGATGGGGCGTGAATTGTTCGCCGCCGCACCGGAGCCCAAGGAGCTGGTGATCTATCCGGGTGGCCTGCACAACGATCTGATCGGGTTCCCCGGCTGGGCGGAGCGGGTCTCGGGCTGGGTGGCCGGTGTGCTGCCGCCCAAGCGGCTTACTTCCGGATGA
- a CDS encoding HNH endonuclease signature motif containing protein, giving the protein MAQFSDEDVVALMRQLEACKRQLAALDTRLIIEAGERSLHARSGAGKMVPFLRHTLGLSRYDAALRVKVTHHCGEFFEPSGHLRPPVLPAMAEAFAAGDISRDHVRNIMDVMDHLPTDIPAEARAEAEQILVGYSRDGWPDDLPKIGRDILARLDPDGKVVSDADRRRRRVITLCRPGVDGMSRIEGWITPELRACLDAVFAKLARPGMCNVEDPESPSASGGFIADSVLDAAAGRDRRDAGQRTHDALMALMQPGVNMRALGMHRGLPVEVVLTMSLTDLENGTGVATTNTGTQISINEALKMAEGTHPVIAVLDGDGMPLYLQRSRRTANRAQRLALIARDKGCTRPGCEQPASMCAAHHVTDWAKGGPTDINNLTLACDHCHALIKGGPDGWKTVVMGKDSPHRGRTGWIAPKSVDPTGTPRVNDRQHVGQAIAAAIDSSCRKWRSRAA; this is encoded by the coding sequence ATGGCCCAGTTCTCCGATGAAGACGTCGTGGCGTTGATGCGGCAGCTCGAAGCCTGCAAGCGGCAGCTGGCGGCATTGGATACGCGGCTGATCATCGAAGCCGGAGAGCGTTCACTCCACGCCCGCAGTGGTGCGGGGAAGATGGTGCCGTTCCTGCGGCACACCCTCGGACTGTCCCGGTATGACGCCGCATTGCGGGTGAAGGTCACTCATCACTGCGGAGAATTCTTCGAACCGAGCGGACACCTGCGCCCGCCAGTTCTGCCAGCGATGGCGGAAGCGTTTGCGGCCGGCGATATCTCGCGGGATCACGTGCGCAACATCATGGACGTGATGGACCACCTCCCGACCGACATTCCCGCAGAAGCACGCGCGGAAGCCGAACAGATCCTCGTCGGCTACTCGCGTGACGGATGGCCGGACGATCTGCCCAAGATCGGGCGCGACATCCTGGCGCGGCTCGATCCGGACGGCAAGGTTGTTTCTGATGCCGACCGTCGGCGTCGGCGTGTGATCACCCTGTGCCGCCCCGGCGTGGATGGCATGTCGCGGATCGAAGGCTGGATCACCCCTGAGTTGCGGGCGTGCCTGGATGCGGTGTTCGCCAAGCTCGCTCGACCGGGTATGTGCAACGTGGAGGACCCGGAAAGCCCTTCTGCCTCTGGTGGGTTCATCGCCGACAGCGTTCTCGATGCTGCCGCGGGCCGGGACCGGCGTGATGCCGGGCAGCGCACCCACGACGCGCTGATGGCCCTGATGCAGCCGGGCGTGAACATGCGTGCCCTCGGCATGCACCGCGGGCTGCCGGTCGAGGTCGTACTCACCATGAGCCTCACCGACCTCGAAAACGGGACCGGCGTAGCCACCACCAACACCGGCACCCAGATCTCCATCAACGAAGCGCTGAAGATGGCCGAGGGAACTCACCCGGTGATCGCGGTTCTCGACGGGGACGGGATGCCGTTGTACTTGCAGCGGTCCCGCCGCACCGCCAACCGCGCCCAACGCCTCGCACTGATCGCCCGGGACAAGGGGTGTACCCGTCCGGGTTGTGAACAACCCGCCTCGATGTGCGCCGCCCACCACGTCACCGACTGGGCAAAAGGCGGACCGACCGACATCAACAACCTGACACTCGCGTGCGATCACTGCCACGCGCTCATCAAGGGCGGGCCCGATGGCTGGAAAACCGTTGTCATGGGCAAAGACTCACCCCATCGAGGCCGAACAGGGTGGATTGCACCCAAGAGTGTTGACCCGACCGGCACGCCGCGCGTGAACGATCGCCAACACGTGGGGCAGGCGATCGCCGCTGCCATCGATTCCAGTTGTCGAAAGTGGCGCTCACGGGCTGCGTGA
- the rho gene encoding transcription termination factor Rho — translation MTTTKIRPPVVSDDPAQALDHIETLTPATGLLDINGQNGVLRLKGYLPDPHDIHVPARLIRSHGLRRGDVVAGLAQPNTKGGRQAPLVRVDTVNGRPAAELGARPHFRDLTPIHPDERLRLETQSGKLTTRVTDLIMPIGKGQRALIVAPPKAGKTSVLQSIAHGIAVNHPEVHLMMVLVGERPEEVTELSRGVPAEVVAATFDHSPAEQTALAELAIERAQRLVEEGHDVVVLLDSLTRLARAYNTSGPASGRILSGGVDSTALLPPKRFLGAARNIENGGSLTIVASALVETGSLADTVIFEEYKGTGNAELKLDRTLAGRHIFPAVDIAKSSTRRDELLLHPAERQAVDTLRRTLADVDDQRALELLLDGLRKTGSNAEFLANIIRK, via the coding sequence ATGACAACCACCAAAATCCGGCCCCCGGTCGTATCCGATGATCCGGCCCAGGCCCTCGACCACATCGAAACACTCACTCCCGCAACGGGACTCCTGGATATCAACGGCCAGAACGGCGTATTGCGCCTGAAGGGCTACTTGCCCGACCCGCACGATATCCACGTCCCGGCTCGCCTGATCCGCTCCCACGGACTGCGCCGCGGCGATGTCGTCGCCGGGCTCGCGCAGCCGAATACCAAGGGCGGCAGGCAAGCTCCGCTCGTCCGCGTCGACACGGTCAACGGCCGACCGGCCGCCGAGCTCGGGGCACGCCCGCACTTCCGGGACCTGACCCCCATCCACCCCGATGAGCGGTTGCGGCTGGAAACCCAGTCCGGCAAGCTCACCACCCGCGTCACCGACCTCATCATGCCGATCGGCAAGGGACAGCGTGCGCTGATCGTCGCGCCGCCGAAGGCGGGCAAAACCTCTGTGCTGCAGTCGATCGCGCACGGCATCGCGGTCAACCATCCGGAGGTGCACCTCATGATGGTGCTCGTCGGCGAACGCCCCGAGGAGGTTACCGAGCTGTCGCGCGGTGTCCCCGCCGAGGTCGTCGCCGCCACCTTCGACCACTCCCCCGCCGAGCAGACCGCGCTCGCCGAGCTGGCCATCGAACGGGCGCAGCGCCTGGTCGAGGAGGGCCACGATGTCGTGGTCCTGCTCGACTCGCTCACCCGGCTGGCTCGCGCCTACAACACCTCCGGACCGGCCTCGGGCCGAATCCTCTCCGGCGGCGTCGACTCCACTGCACTGCTGCCGCCCAAGCGTTTCCTGGGCGCGGCCCGCAATATCGAGAACGGCGGATCGCTGACCATCGTGGCCAGCGCGCTCGTCGAAACCGGTTCGCTCGCCGACACCGTCATCTTCGAGGAGTACAAAGGCACCGGCAACGCCGAACTGAAACTCGACCGCACCCTGGCGGGCCGCCACATCTTCCCCGCCGTGGACATCGCCAAATCCAGCACCCGCCGCGACGAACTACTCCTCCACCCGGCCGAACGCCAGGCCGTCGACACCCTGCGCCGCACCCTGGCCGACGTCGACGATCAGCGCGCCCTCGAACTACTCCTCGACGGCCTGCGCAAGACCGGCAGCAATGCCGAATTCCTGGCCAACATCATCCGGAAGTAA
- the pheT gene encoding phenylalanine--tRNA ligase subunit beta, translating to MRVAQSWLTDILQRTTPGWSVTAEELDAGFVRVGLEVEEVDHLAPIGGDVDKPLVVGRVAEITELTEFKKPIRFCKVDVGNPELQEIVCGARNFAVGDLVVVVLPGGELPGGFKIASRKTYGHTSNGMICSVAELGIGKDHSGILVLEPGTAEPGADANELLGLGDTIIELAITPDRGYAFSARGLARELACGFDLEYGDPAVRLLPDSEVEAWPVKIESESQCTRFAVRRVTGIDPKAVSPWWLQRRLLLSGVRPISPAVDVTNYVMLELGQPLHAFDADKVQGGFVVRRANTGETLRTLDEAERTLDAEDVVIADDSGVISLAGIMGGASTEVSDTSTDILLEAATWNPVAVARTARRHKLGSEASRRFERIVDPEVNLAALDRAATLLAEIAGGTVESVLTDVRVPVPAPQPITMDIDLADRIAGVHYAPGASTRRLQQVGCAIEVGVSDAGHPQLIVTPPTWRPDLTQPADLVEEVLRLEGLDQIPSVLPTAPAGRGLTAAQLRRRAVSKALAFEGCVEVPAPVFMAAGVFDTWGLDADDPRRNTLRVLNPLDVERAELSTTLLPGLLEIAARNISRGQRDLAIYAIGQVTLPTEQTAPVGPLPVDRRPTDAEIQVLLDSLPKQPTRVGAVLTGRREPRGPWGPGRQVEASDAFALVDAIAEASGLTIERRATQFLPWHPGRCAELLVDGVVVGHAGELHPAVLERSGLPPRTCAFQLDLDALPLREIRPTPVVSAFPAVLQDVSVSVDKAVPSVTVETALRAGAGELLEDISLFDVYEGAQAGEGRKSLTYALRFRATDRTLTEDEASAARDAAVARAADSVGAVLRG from the coding sequence GTGCGAGTAGCGCAGTCCTGGCTGACGGACATCCTGCAGCGGACCACCCCCGGGTGGTCGGTGACGGCCGAGGAACTCGACGCGGGGTTCGTCCGGGTCGGTCTCGAGGTCGAAGAGGTGGACCATCTGGCGCCCATCGGCGGTGACGTCGACAAGCCGCTGGTGGTCGGCCGCGTCGCCGAGATCACCGAGCTGACCGAGTTCAAGAAGCCGATCCGTTTCTGCAAGGTGGACGTCGGCAACCCCGAGCTGCAGGAGATCGTCTGCGGCGCACGGAACTTCGCCGTCGGCGACCTGGTCGTGGTGGTGCTGCCCGGTGGCGAGCTGCCCGGCGGATTCAAGATCGCCTCGCGGAAGACCTACGGCCACACCAGCAACGGCATGATCTGCTCGGTCGCCGAACTGGGCATCGGCAAGGACCACAGCGGCATCCTGGTGCTCGAGCCCGGCACCGCCGAGCCCGGCGCGGACGCCAACGAGCTGCTCGGCCTGGGCGACACCATCATCGAGCTGGCCATCACCCCCGACCGTGGTTACGCGTTCTCCGCGCGCGGCCTCGCCCGGGAACTGGCCTGCGGCTTCGACCTGGAGTACGGCGACCCGGCCGTGCGCCTGCTGCCGGACTCCGAGGTCGAGGCCTGGCCGGTGAAGATCGAATCCGAGTCGCAGTGCACGCGTTTCGCGGTGCGCCGCGTCACCGGCATCGACCCGAAGGCCGTCAGCCCGTGGTGGCTGCAGCGCCGCCTGCTGCTGTCGGGCGTGCGCCCGATCTCCCCGGCCGTCGACGTCACCAACTACGTGATGCTCGAACTGGGTCAGCCGCTGCACGCCTTCGACGCCGACAAGGTGCAGGGCGGATTCGTGGTGCGCCGCGCCAACACCGGCGAAACCCTGCGCACCCTCGACGAAGCGGAGCGCACCCTCGACGCCGAGGACGTGGTGATCGCCGACGATTCCGGCGTCATCTCGCTGGCCGGCATCATGGGCGGCGCGAGCACCGAGGTGTCCGACACTTCGACCGACATCCTGCTCGAGGCCGCCACCTGGAACCCGGTGGCCGTGGCCCGCACCGCGCGCCGTCACAAGCTCGGCTCCGAGGCGAGCCGCCGCTTCGAACGCATCGTGGATCCCGAGGTCAACCTCGCTGCCCTCGATCGCGCCGCCACCCTGCTGGCCGAGATCGCCGGTGGCACCGTCGAATCCGTGCTGACCGACGTGCGGGTGCCGGTTCCGGCCCCGCAGCCGATCACCATGGACATCGACCTGGCCGACCGCATCGCGGGCGTGCACTACGCGCCCGGCGCGTCGACCCGCCGCCTGCAGCAGGTCGGCTGCGCCATCGAGGTCGGTGTCAGCGACGCGGGTCACCCGCAGCTCATCGTGACCCCGCCGACCTGGCGTCCCGACCTCACCCAGCCGGCCGACCTGGTGGAGGAGGTGCTGCGCCTCGAGGGTTTGGACCAGATCCCGTCGGTGCTGCCCACCGCCCCTGCCGGCCGTGGCCTCACCGCCGCCCAGCTGCGCCGTCGCGCCGTGAGCAAGGCCCTCGCCTTCGAGGGCTGCGTCGAGGTCCCCGCCCCCGTCTTCATGGCCGCCGGCGTCTTCGACACCTGGGGCCTGGACGCGGACGACCCTCGCCGCAACACCCTGCGCGTGCTCAACCCCCTCGACGTCGAGCGCGCCGAGCTGTCGACGACCCTGCTGCCCGGCCTGCTGGAGATCGCCGCCCGCAACATCTCCCGCGGCCAGCGTGATCTCGCGATCTACGCGATCGGCCAGGTCACCCTGCCGACCGAGCAGACCGCCCCCGTCGGCCCGCTCCCCGTGGACCGTCGCCCCACCGACGCCGAGATCCAGGTCCTGCTGGACTCGCTGCCCAAGCAGCCGACCCGCGTCGGCGCGGTCCTCACCGGCCGCCGCGAACCCCGCGGACCGTGGGGTCCCGGCCGCCAGGTCGAGGCGTCGGACGCCTTCGCGCTGGTCGACGCGATCGCCGAGGCTTCCGGTCTCACCATCGAACGTCGTGCCACCCAGTTCCTTCCGTGGCATCCCGGCCGCTGTGCCGAACTGCTCGTGGACGGCGTAGTCGTCGGGCACGCGGGCGAACTGCACCCCGCGGTCCTGGAGCGCTCCGGCCTGCCGCCGCGGACCTGCGCCTTCCAGCTCGATCTCGATGCTCTGCCGCTGCGCGAAATCCGGCCTACCCCGGTGGTTTCCGCGTTCCCCGCGGTGCTGCAGGACGTGTCGGTCAGTGTCGACAAGGCGGTTCCCTCGGTGACCGTGGAGACTGCTCTTCGTGCTGGTGCCGGTGAGCTTCTCGAAGATATCTCCTTGTTCGATGTTTACGAGGGTGCGCAGGCGGGTGAGGGGCGCAAGTCTTTGACCTATGCTCTGCGTTTCCGGGCTACCGATCGGACGCTCACCGAGGATGAGGCGAGTGCGGCGCGGGATGCTGCTGTTGCTCGGGCTGCTGATTCAGTGGGAGCTGTTCTGCGCGGGTGA
- a CDS encoding PspA/IM30 family protein produces MSDAQEIVALLAQLPDAEFAAVVAAASDGRAGLAALHAVAQSLTDTLGHAPDVIDVTPDTLPVESYSQSETAGVSGQVGAGPVATGIPVPPAGIPTGPAAGGYTSAGVPTFESVRDKVEQRYGTSQGMGELDRQTPVGRSVEEQWDARAKAARERLDQIRKSMHGNDSE; encoded by the coding sequence ATGAGCGATGCCCAGGAAATCGTGGCGTTGTTGGCGCAGCTGCCGGACGCCGAATTCGCGGCCGTGGTCGCGGCCGCCTCCGACGGCCGGGCCGGTCTGGCCGCCCTGCACGCGGTGGCGCAGTCCTTGACGGACACCCTCGGTCATGCGCCGGATGTCATCGATGTGACTCCTGACACCCTGCCGGTGGAAAGCTATTCACAGTCTGAGACGGCCGGGGTATCCGGGCAGGTGGGAGCGGGTCCGGTGGCAACCGGGATACCGGTACCGCCTGCGGGTATCCCCACCGGGCCGGCGGCGGGCGGGTACACCTCCGCGGGCGTCCCTACTTTCGAGTCAGTTCGCGATAAGGTCGAGCAGCGCTACGGGACATCGCAGGGGATGGGCGAGCTCGATCGGCAGACACCCGTGGGCCGTAGCGTAGAGGAACAGTGGGATGCGCGCGCCAAGGCCGCGCGGGAACGTCTGGATCAAATTCGAAAATCGATGCACGGCAACGATTCCGAGTAG